In Helicobacter mastomyrinus, a single genomic region encodes these proteins:
- the carB gene encoding carbamoyl-phosphate synthase large subunit gives MPKRTDIHTILLIGSGPIIIGQACEFDYSGTQAAKTLKSLGYKVILINSNPATIMTDPDFADRTYIEPITEEIIVDIIKKEKVDAILPTMGGQTALNVAMSMFEKGLLEGITFLGAKPEAIKKGEDRQAFKEAMLKIGMDLPKSRYAYTEEEALKAAQEIGFPLIIRASYTLAGGGSGVAYNIDEFKAIAQNGLEVSPINEILIEESLLGWKEYEMEVIRDKNDNCIIVCSIENLDPMGVHTGDSITIAPALTLTDKEYQRMRDASFKILREIGVDTGGSNVQFAINPQNGRMTVIEMNPRVSRSSALASKATGYPIAKVATLLAVGFSLDEIKNDITGTPASFEPSIDYIVTKIPRFTFEKFPKADSTLTTGMKSIGEVMAIGGSFKESLQKALCGLETGLFGFNRITADIELIRREIRRPNTNRLLYIAEGFRLGMSVDEIYELCKIDRWFLHQVSEIIESEKLISIAILNNATLMREIKSYGFSDKMIAYYLKENENIDVSEEEVYQARKKLNITHRYNEVDTCAGEFPSLTNYLYSTIGNYQHIDFEGTESRVVSNDSTNMPSRKDSHKTTHKVLIIGGGPNRIGQGIEFDYCCVHSSFALRDLGIKSIMYNCNPETVSTDYDTSDVLYFEPIDFEHVRAVIEREKPDGIIVHFGGQTPLKLAHSLQKINAKIIGTSVKAIDIAEDREKFAQFVNKLGLNQPQNGIAYKKEEAFSIANSIGFPVLVRPSYVLGGRAMRIVYDDEELKSYMDEVIAVSDSSPVLIDKFLANASEFDVDCVSDGVNVYIGGIMEHIEEAGIHSGDSASSLPSVNVSQSMLDEITQTTAKIALNLGVVGLMNVQYAIFENKLYIIEVNPRASRTVPFVSKATGVPLAKIATRVMWHCALQNIDSNAGSIDFAFPNAHTNKTQQSLHSNNQGILAEALRFYDKYKRVDFSNNIYQPKALQYVAIKESVFPFNKLPGADLLLGPEMKSTGEVMGIAKSFGRAFAKSQLACKNALPLSGKIFLSLANADKKEGVKLAKGFIELGFTICATEGTYKTLREEDVQATHILKVSEGRPNIIDSMANNQISLAINTSDQYSNKEDTHIIRTQIIKSAIPYFSTLSAAYVAVEAIKNMKNCNINESCAIQDYLQN, from the coding sequence ATGCCTAAACGCACCGATATTCATACGATTCTCCTTATTGGTTCAGGACCTATCATCATAGGACAGGCTTGTGAGTTTGACTATTCAGGCACACAGGCGGCTAAGACATTAAAATCTCTAGGCTATAAAGTTATCCTAATCAACTCAAATCCCGCTACGATTATGACAGACCCAGATTTTGCAGACAGGACATACATCGAGCCAATCACTGAAGAAATCATTGTCGATATTATCAAAAAAGAAAAAGTCGATGCAATTTTGCCCACTATGGGCGGACAGACGGCATTAAATGTCGCTATGAGTATGTTTGAAAAGGGCTTATTAGAGGGCATTACATTTCTAGGAGCAAAGCCCGAGGCGATTAAAAAGGGTGAAGACAGACAGGCATTCAAAGAAGCAATGCTAAAAATCGGTATGGACCTGCCTAAATCACGCTATGCCTACACAGAGGAGGAGGCACTCAAGGCGGCACAAGAGATAGGATTCCCCCTAATTATTCGCGCGAGTTACACACTAGCAGGAGGCGGCAGCGGCGTGGCTTATAATATCGATGAATTTAAGGCTATCGCACAAAATGGCTTAGAGGTAAGCCCGATTAATGAAATCCTCATCGAAGAATCCCTGCTAGGCTGGAAAGAATACGAAATGGAAGTCATACGTGATAAAAATGATAATTGTATCATCGTATGCAGTATTGAAAATCTCGATCCTATGGGTGTGCATACCGGAGATTCTATCACTATTGCCCCCGCGCTCACACTCACAGATAAAGAATACCAACGTATGCGTGATGCGAGTTTTAAAATATTGCGAGAAATCGGCGTAGATACCGGCGGCTCTAACGTGCAATTTGCGATTAATCCACAAAATGGCAGAATGACGGTCATTGAGATGAATCCTCGCGTATCGCGCAGCTCCGCCCTAGCCTCTAAGGCGACAGGCTATCCTATTGCAAAAGTCGCCACACTTTTAGCTGTGGGCTTTAGCCTCGATGAGATTAAAAACGATATCACAGGTACACCGGCGAGTTTTGAGCCAAGCATTGATTATATTGTTACCAAGATTCCGCGATTTACCTTTGAGAAGTTTCCAAAGGCAGATTCTACACTTACTACGGGTATGAAATCTATCGGTGAGGTAATGGCAATCGGCGGAAGCTTTAAAGAATCTTTGCAAAAGGCGCTTTGTGGCCTTGAGACAGGGCTTTTTGGATTTAATAGAATTACCGCAGATATTGAGCTAATCCGCCGTGAAATCCGCCGCCCAAATACCAATAGACTGCTTTACATAGCGGAGGGCTTTAGGCTTGGAATGAGCGTAGATGAAATCTATGAGCTATGCAAGATTGATAGGTGGTTTTTACACCAAGTAAGTGAGATTATAGAGTCTGAAAAGCTCATATCCATCGCTATCTTAAACAATGCTACGCTTATGCGAGAGATAAAAAGCTATGGCTTTAGCGACAAAATGATAGCCTATTATCTAAAAGAAAATGAGAATATAGATGTGAGCGAGGAGGAAGTCTATCAGGCACGAAAGAAACTTAATATTACACATCGTTATAATGAAGTGGATACTTGTGCGGGAGAATTTCCAAGCTTGACAAATTATTTATACTCAACCATAGGAAATTACCAGCATATAGATTTTGAAGGGACAGAATCGAGGGTGGTTTCTAACGATTCTACAAATATGCCTTCCCGCAAAGATAGCCACAAAACAACACACAAAGTTTTGATTATTGGGGGTGGTCCTAATAGGATAGGTCAAGGCATCGAATTTGACTACTGCTGTGTGCATTCTAGCTTTGCGCTTAGAGATTTAGGCATTAAAAGCATTATGTATAACTGCAATCCCGAAACCGTTAGCACAGATTATGATACAAGCGATGTACTGTATTTTGAGCCTATCGATTTTGAACATGTAAGAGCCGTGATTGAGAGAGAAAAGCCCGATGGCATTATTGTGCATTTTGGGGGGCAAACGCCCTTAAAACTTGCACACTCTCTGCAAAAGATTAATGCAAAAATCATTGGTACATCGGTTAAAGCCATCGATATAGCCGAAGATAGAGAGAAATTCGCGCAATTTGTGAATAAGTTAGGCTTAAATCAACCACAAAATGGTATCGCTTACAAAAAAGAGGAGGCATTTTCTATCGCAAATAGCATTGGCTTTCCTGTGCTTGTGCGCCCTAGCTATGTGCTTGGCGGACGAGCTATGCGGATTGTATATGATGATGAGGAACTAAAAAGCTATATGGACGAAGTCATCGCCGTGAGCGATAGCTCTCCTGTGCTCATTGATAAATTTTTAGCAAATGCGAGTGAATTTGATGTGGATTGTGTGAGTGATGGAGTGAATGTCTATATCGGGGGCATTATGGAGCATATCGAGGAAGCTGGGATACATAGCGGCGATAGTGCAAGTTCCCTACCCTCTGTGAATGTGTCTCAAAGTATGCTTGATGAGATTACCCAAACGACTGCAAAAATCGCCCTAAATCTTGGCGTAGTGGGCTTAATGAATGTGCAATATGCGATTTTTGAAAATAAGCTTTATATCATAGAGGTAAATCCTAGAGCCTCGCGCACCGTGCCTTTTGTGAGTAAAGCTACCGGCGTGCCTTTAGCTAAAATCGCTACAAGGGTAATGTGGCATTGCGCCTTGCAAAATATAGATTCTAATGCCGGCAGCATAGATTTTGCATTCCCTAACGCCCATACAAATAAAACCCAACAATCGCTACATTCCAACAATCAAGGCATTTTAGCAGAAGCCCTAAGATTCTATGATAAATACAAAAGGGTAGATTTTAGCAACAATATCTATCAACCAAAGGCATTGCAATATGTGGCGATTAAAGAATCTGTTTTTCCGTTTAATAAGCTGCCCGGCGCAGATTTACTGCTAGGACCAGAGATGAAAAGCACAGGCGAAGTAATGGGAATTGCAAAGAGCTTTGGACGTGCCTTTGCTAAAAGTCAATTAGCGTGCAAAAACGCTTTGCCCTTAAGCGGAAAGATTTTTCTCTCATTGGCAAATGCTGACAAAAAAGAAGGAGTGAAACTCGCAAAGGGCTTTATCGAGCTTGGATTCACTATCTGTGCGACAGAGGGAACATATAAAACCTTACGCGAAGAAGACGTCCAAGCCACGCATATCCTCAAAGTAAGCGAGGGGCGTCCAAATATCATCGATAGTATGGCGAATAATCAAATCAGCCTTGCAATTAACACAAGCGACCAGTATTCAAACAAAGAGGATACGCACATTATCCGCACACAAATTATTAAAAGTGCCATTCCCTACTTTAGCACTCTTTCTGCGGCGTATGTGGCAGTTGAGGCTATTAAAAATATGAAAAATTGCAATATTAATGAATCTTGCGCAATACAGGATTATCTACAAAATTAA